A genome region from Indicator indicator isolate 239-I01 chromosome 31, UM_Iind_1.1, whole genome shotgun sequence includes the following:
- the MCM4 gene encoding DNA replication licensing factor MCM4, whose product MSSPASTPSRRSKRGRGSNPPTRKSQDARSPPSQKRRTDDSTSTGDLQPMPTSPPAEIQSPSAADALFSSPPQFRHSAIPLDFDISSPLTYGTPSSRVEGTPRSGVRGTPVRQRPDLGSVRKARQVDLHSDGVGGEDVTTEQSLGQKLVIWGTDVNVASCKEKFQRFLQRFIDPIGKEDEDVGLNLNEPRYMQRLEEINMVGEPFLNVNCDHLRSFDENLYRQLICYPQEVIPTFDMAVNEIFFDRYPDSILEHQIQVRPYNALKTRNMRNLNPEDIDQLITISGMVIRTSQLIPEMQEAFFKCQVCSFTTRVEIDRGRITEPSVCKNCNTTHSMALIHNRSMFSDKQMIKLQESPEDMPAGQTPHTVALFAHNDLVDKVQPGDRVNVTGIYRAVPIRVNPRVSSVKSVYKTHIDVIHYRKTDSKRLYGIDEETEQKMFTEERVKMLKELSKKPDIYERLSSALAPSIYEHEDIKKGILLQLFGGSRKDFTHTGRGNFRAEINILLCGDPGTSKSQLLQYVYNLVPRGQYTSGRGSSAVGLTAYVMKDPETRQLVLQTGALVLSDNGICCIDEFDKMNESTRSVLHEVMEQQTLSIAKAGIICQLNARTSILAAANPIESQWNPKKTTIENIQLPHTLLSRFDLIFLMLDPRDEAYDRRLARHLVSLYYHSEEQMEEEYMDMAVLRDYIAYARGYVAPRLGEEASQALIEAYVDMRKIGSGRGMVSAYPRQLESLIRLAEAHAKVRFSEKVEIIDVEEAKRLHREALKQSATDPRTGIVDISILTTGMSATARKRREELAQALRKLIQSKGKTPTLKYQQLFEDLRAQSDTAITKEMFEEALRALADDDFLTVTGKTVRLL is encoded by the exons ATGTCGTCGCCCGCCTCCACCCCCAGCCGGCGCAGCAAGCGAGGCCGTGGCAGCAACCCCCCGACTCGTAAGT CGCAAGATGCTCGGTCTCCGCCTTCGCAGAAGCGACGCACAGACGACTCCACCTCCACCGGAGACCTGCAGCCCATGCCCACCTCCCCACCCGCTGAGATCCAGAGCCCCAGCGCCGCCGATGCTCTGTTCTCTAGCCCCCCGCAGTTTCGCCACTCCG CTATTCCTCTTGACTTTGACATCAGTTCCCCTCTGACTTACGGCACACCCAGCTCCAGGGTGGAGGGCACCCCACGAAGTGGAGTACGAGGAACTCCAGTTAGACAGAGGCCAGATCTTGGGTCTGTCCGTAAAGCCAGACAAGTGGATTTACACTCAGATGGGGTAGGTGG TGAGGATGTAACAACTGAGCAGTCTCTTGGACAGAAGCTTGTTATTTGGGGAACAGATGTTAATGTGGCCTCATGCAAAGAAAAATTCCAG AGATTTCTTCAGCGCTTCATTGACCCGATAGGTAAAGAGGATGAAGATGTTGGCTTGAATCTTAATGAGCCACGTTACATGCAGCGGCTTGAAGAG ATTAATATGGTTGGGGAACCATTCCTGAATGTAAATTGTGACCATCTAAGATCATTTGATGAAAATCTTTACAGGCAACTGATCTGCTATCCTCAG GAAGTTATCCCAACTTTTGACATGGCTGTCAATGAGATCTTTTTTGACCGTTACCCTGATTCAATATTAGAACATCAGATTCAAGTCAGGCCATATAATGCACTGAAGACGAGGAACATGAGAAATCTAAATCCTGAAG ATATCGATCAGCTTATCACCATCAGTGGAATGGTCATCAGAACCTCCCAGTTAATACCAGAGATGCAAGAAGCCTTCTTTAAGTGCCAGGTTTGCTCTTTCACCACCCGAGTAGAAATCGATCGTGGCAGGATCACAGAACCGTCCGTCTGCAAGAACTGTAACACCACACACAGCATGGCGCTGATCCACAATCGATCCATGTTCTCTGACAAACAGATg ATCAAACTGCAGGAGTCTCCCGAAGACATGCCAGCTGGACAGACCCCACATACAGTTGCACTGTTTGCTCACAATGACCTTGTTGATAAAGTTCAGCCAGGTGATAGAGTTAATGTCACAG GTATCTACAGGGCAGTCCCAATTCGAGTTAATCCAAGGGTCAGCAGTGTCAAATCTGTCTACAAGACCCACATCGATGTCATACACTATCGCAAGACAGACTCCAAACGCCTGTATGGTATTGATGAGGAAACAGAGCAAAAAATGTTTACAGAAGAACGCGTCAAAATGCTGAAAGAGCTTTCTAAAAAGCCAGACATCTATGAGAGACTTTCCTCTGCGTTGGCCCCGAGTATATATGAGCATGAAGATATCAAAAAG GGTATTCTGCTTCAGCTTTTTGGGGGATCAAGGAAGGATTTTACTCACACAGGAAGAGGCAATTTTCGTGCTGAGATCAACATTCTTCTCTGTGGTGATCCTGGTACTAGCAAATCACAGCTGCTCCAGTACGTGTACAACCTGGTTCCTCGAGGCCAGTACACATCTGGCAGAGGGTCAAGTGCAGTTGGTCTTACTGCTTATGTGATGAAGGATCCAGAAACACGGCAGCTGGTTCTTCAGACAGGTGCTCTAGTACTCAGTGACAATGGCATCTGCTGCATTGATGAGTTTGATAAAATGAATGAAAGCACAAGATCAGTACTGCATGAAGTGATGGAACAACAGACTCTCTCCATTGCAAAG GCTGGAATTATTTGCCAACTGAATGCTCGTACATCTATCCTAGCAGCAGCTAACCCTATAGAATCACAGTGGAATCCAAAAAAGACTACTATTGAGAACATCCAGCTTCCTCATACCCTGTTGTCAAG ATTTGACTTGATCTTTTTAATGTTGGATCCACGTGATGAAGCTTACGACAGACGTCTTGCTCGCCACTTGGTTTCACTGTACTACCATAGTGAAGAACAGATGGAGGAGGAATACATGGATATGGCAGTCCTGAGGGATTACATTGCATATGCTCGTGGTTATGTAGCTCCTAGGTTAGGCGAAGAAGCAAGCCAAGCCCTTATTGAG GCATATgtggacatgaggaagattGGCAGTGGGAGGGGAATGGTTTCTGCATACCCTCGCCAGCTGGAGTCTCTGATCCGGCTGGCAGAAGCCCACGCTAAAGTACGCTTCTCTGAGAAAGTGGAAATCATTGATGTAGAAGAAGCCAAACGCCTCCATCGGGAAGCACTGAAACAATCTGCCACTGATCCAAGGACAGGAATTGTGGACATATCCATTCTCACTACAG GAATGAGCGCAACAGCTCGTAAGCGGAGAGAAGAGTTGGCTCAAGCCTTAAGGAAGCTTATCCAGTCAAAGGGTAAAACACCAACTTTGAAGTACCAGCAGCTTTTTGAAGACCTCCGAGCACAGTCTGATACA GCCATCACAAAGGAAATGTTTGAAGAAGCGCTTCGTGCCTTAGCTGATGATGACTTCTTGACTGTGACTGGGAAGACTGTTAGACTGCTGTAA